The Coregonus clupeaformis isolate EN_2021a chromosome 20, ASM2061545v1, whole genome shotgun sequence genome contains a region encoding:
- the fgf8b gene encoding fibroblast growth factor 8b — protein sequence MKEYLTYFNMRLRTSRLGYLLLQFLALCFYTQNTVQSHSPPPNFKHHVNEQCRLSDRMSRRLIRTYQLYSRTSGKHVQVLGNKKVNAMGDDGAVHAKLVVETDTFGSRIRIKGAKTGYYICMNKKGKLIGKRKGRGKDCIFTEIVLENNYTALQNAKYEGWYMAFTRKGRPRKASRTKQHQREAHFMKRQPRGHLLGDTQPFDVLPLPVVPFHPRRTKHTHHHRSGAH from the exons ATGAAGGAATATTTGACTTATTTCAATATGAGGCTTAGAACATCGAGATTAGGCTACCT GTTACTTCAATTCTTAGCGCTGTGCTTTTACACACAG AACACAGTGCAGTCCCACTCCCCACCTCCTAATTTCAAGCACCATGTGAACGAGCAGTGCCGGTTGTCTGACCGGATGAGCCGCCGGTTGATTCGGACCTACCAGCTCTACAGCCGGACCAGCGGCAAACATGTCCAGGTTCTGGGCAATAAGAAAGTGAATGCCATGGGCGACGACGGAGCTGTGCACG CCAAACTTGTGGTGGAGACAGACACGTTTGGTAGTCGTATTCGGATCAAAGGGGCAAAGACTGGCTACTACATCTGTATGAACAAGAAGGGGAAACTGATTGGCAAG cgGAAGGGTCGCGGCAAAGACTGCATCTTCACAGAGATCGTTCTGGAAAACAACTACACTGCTCTCCAGAATGCTAAATATGAGGGCTGGTACATGGCCTTCACACGTAAAGGAAGGCCCCGCAAGGCCTCCAGGACCAAGCAACACCAGAGGGAGGCCCACTTCATGAAACGCCAGCCCAGGGGCCACCTCCTGGGAGACACCCAGCCCTTTGATGTCCTCCCCCTCCCCGTGGTCCCCTTCCACCCCCGGAGGACTAAACATACCCATCACCACCGCTCAGGGGCCCACTGA